The genomic interval ATAGTGCTGCGGATTCGGAAGGCCGGTTGCGTTGACGAAGTGCGAATTCTTCAACCCGAGCCGGGCCGCCTCCCGGTTCATGGTGTCGACAAAGGCTTCCTCGGTGCCGGCCACACCTTCGGCCAGGGCGATCGCGGCGTCGTTGCCCGACTGCACGATCATGCCGTTCAGCAATGCTTCGACCGGTACGCTTTCAGCGACCGTCAGAAACATGCGCGCACCCGGTGCGTGCCAGGCTTTTTCCGAAACACTGAACGGCTGCACCAGCGTGATCCGCTTCTCGCGCAAGGCGTCGAAGACGACATACGCGGTCATCAGCTTGGTCAGCGACGCCGGTTCGACGCGCTCGTTCGGATTGCGCGCGGCCAGTATTTGCCGGCTCTGAAAATCGACGAGGAGATACGACTTCGACGACAGAGCCGGACCGGACGCGTTGGCGCTGGCCGGAACCTGGGCAAACGCCAGATGGCTTGTGAAAAGCGCGAGAAAGACGAAAAATTTCATCATTGCGAAGCGCCCGAATTATACAGGACGCCTGTCGCATTCCCGATTGCCGCGCAGCGATGCGTCTGCAACAATGCACCCTATCGACGATTTCACTCCAATATGAAGAGTTCCCCTGCAAGACGCGGTTATTTCGGCGCGATAGCGCTGGCCTGGCTCCTGGTCGGCGCGGCCCATGCCGCCGATCTGGTGCAGGTGAGGGAGCCTTGGGCAAAAGCCACGGTGCCGGGACAGAAGGTCGGCGGGGTCTACATGAAAATCGTTGCCCGCGAAAATCTGCACTTGACCGGCGCGAAGAGCGCGGTGGCGGAGACAGCGGAAGTGCATCAGATGAAAATGGAAAACGGCATGATGAGAATGCGGGCCGTGCCGTCCCTGGAGCTGCCTGCCGGCAAGACGGTCAAGCTCGAGCCGGGCGGTTATCACATCATGCTGTTCGACCTCAGGCAATCGCTGGTGGCCGGACAGAAACTGAAGTTGGAACTGACCGTCGAGGACGCGTCCAAACGCCCGCACCGGGTTGCGGTCGAAGTCGTCGTGCGCGATCGCGATGCGGGCCCCCCAGACGGGCACGATCACCACTGACCGCTAGCGGGCGATCAGCAACTCCGCGATCCAGCCTGCCTCGACCCAGCCGCGCAGCATGCCGGCGGCTCGCGCCGCGGCTTCCTCTTCGGCCACCCATTCGCACAACCCGGCGCAGATTTCGCCAAAGCCTGCTTGCGAAATCATGGCCTTCAGCGCCCAGGCTTCATCGGCTTCCAGCGACCGGAAGAACGGCGAGTGCTGCGTGCGCCAGACGGCCCAGGTTACCGGCTCATCAAAGGTTTCGGGCTCGAATGAACTGTCGTCGTTGTCGATTGCCTTCCAGATCGTGACCGCGTTGGTGCGCAACTCCAGCAAGCGTAAGGCCAGGTGGGGTTTGAAGCGAAGTTCCGCCCAGGCTTCCGGTGCCACGGCCGCAACCTCTTCAAAGCGCACTGCGTCTTCGTCCGGCGAATCGAACGCCTGTCCCAGCGACCACTCGAATTGGGCGAGCTCGGCCAGCACCGGATGTGCGGCGTAGCGCGGCGTGGAGCGCAGGAATTCCGCCAGCTTGCCGCCGAACCAGCGCACATTGCGAAACGTCGAGGGATGCGCGGCGATGTAGTCGCCGGCGAGGGCGTCGAAAAGCTCGTCGCCCAGGTAAGCGTGCAGGACTTCGTAGTCGGTGCCGAGAACCTCGATCAGCCGCAGGCGATAGGCATTGCGGTAGATTCCCAGCCGCGTGTTGCGGAATTCCGCGGTGTCGCCTTCGATCTGGCTGTCGATGGCGCACCCGCCGGTCAGCACGTTGTCCTGGAAACGGGCTTCGGTGACGGCGAGCTGCTTCGGGCGAATCATGCAGCTGCTTTCGCTTGCAGGGTGTGCGCGGCAATCTCGCGCGCTCGGCCGAGCTCGGTCACCAGATCGGCCAGCGGCGGAATGTGGTCGTCGCGTTCGATCATGGTGGCGACGTTGCCGAAGCGGCGAACGGCGGTTGCGTACAGATCCCACACAGGATCGACGATATCGGCATCGTGGGTATCGATGATGTGCGTGCCGCAGTGGCTGTGGCCGGCAAGGTGGATCTGCCGGACGCGCTCGACCGGGATGCCGTTCAGGAACTCAAGGGCATCGAAACCGTGGTTGAACGCGCTGACGTAGATGTTGTTCACGTCCAGCAGCACGTGGCAGTCGGCGCGTCGTGCGATCTCGGATAGAAAATTCCATTCGCTCATCTCGGACCCGCGGAACGTCACGTAACTCGAAACGTTCTCGAGCAGGATCTGCCGGCCGAGGAAATCCTGCGCTTCGCGCACCCTGGCGGCGACATGCTCGACCGCTTCCTCGGTGTAAGGAATCGGGAACAGGTCGTGCAGATTCTTGCCGGCGACGCCGGTCCAGCAAAGATGATCGGACACCCATGCCGGTTCCACGCGTTGCGCCAGCTGCTTCAGCGCCTTCAGGTAATCGCGGTCAAGGGGGTCGGTACTGCCGATCGAAAGCGACACCCCATGCAGCACCATCGGGTAGTCGGCGCGTATGCGATCGAGGAAATACAGGGGCTTGCCGCCAGGAACGAGGAAGTTCTCGCTGAGCGCTTCGAACCAGTCGACGCGCGGGCGGCTCTCGAGAATCGACTCGTAATGGTCGGTGCGCAGGCCCAGCCCGAATCCCAGTTCCGAATTCGTTGTCATCAAGAAACCATAGCCTTCACTTCAGTGCGGGAGTCCGGCGAACCGGACTTCCCGCACTAAAGCATTACGAGCGACCGGTAGCCTTTTTGCATTCATCCGGCGTGAGTGACACGAAGCCCTGGCCTTTGCAGGCGTTCTGGCCTTTGCAGGAACTGTTCGCGCTCTTGCACTCGCTCTGCCCCTTGCAGGAGTTGCCGCCATTGCAGGCGACCTTCGCCTCGGTCCCGCCGCCGCCGCTGCCCATGTTCGCACAACCCGTAATGAAAAGTGCAGCAGCGGAGGCCGCTACCGCCAAGCCTAAGATTTTCCTGCCTTCCATGGTTCATTCCCCTTCCAATGTGATTGACGATCTGCCTGGTTACGGCCGTCGGTGCCTGCCGCAAGTGGAAGTACGCAACAACCGCACAATTGGATGTGGGCGAGGCCGAATTCCTTATTTATCCTCGCGGTCCTTGATCACCGGATGATTGCGAAAAGCCGTGCGCAGGAAGGAAATCTGTTGCTGGAAGTTCCTGCAGCCCTCGCAGGCTTTCAGGTGCACCGCCATCCGCCAACGCTCCAGCCAGCCGAGACGGCGATCCATGGAATGGGAAACCAGCTCGGAAACTTGCTTGCAGGTCAGCATCGAGGTTGACGCGGGGCACGCACCGACGGAAAACGAAACGAGTTCATTTGACCGGACGGACCCGCTCTTCCGGGCCGAACCAGGCCACCTCGAGGCATTCCCGCAGACTCATCCGCGCACGGTAAAGAATCACCCAGCAATTGGTCGACGATATCCCCAGTTCCTGACAGATATCGCCCGTGTCCATGCCCATGAATTCGCGCATTGCAAATACGCGCGCCGTCTGCGCCGGCAACTGGGTGTTGCAGCGTTCGAACACTTCCCAGAAGCGCTTCTGCTCGAAACAGCGCTCGGGATCTTCCCACGTCGGCGGAAAGGTGTGCCAGTGGTCGGTGCGGGCCTGGTCGAAGAACTGGTCGGCGAACTCGCGTTCGTCTTCGCCGTCGGGCGCATCCGGTACCTGCGTCTCCCGCGACTGCTTGCGGAACAGATCGGTGATCTTGTGCTTCAGGATGCCGGTCAACCAGGTTTTGACCGAGGAGCGTCCGGCGTAACGATCGCCGCCTTCGATGGCGGCGAGCAGCGTTTCCTGCACGATATCCTCGGCGCGGTTGGCGTCCCGCACCTGCAGCAGGGCATAGCGGTAGAGATAGGCGCGGTGTTCCTGGAGTTCACCGGGCCCGGTGCGTTCGGCCATCTGAGATCCACTGGACTGGGAGGTCTTGAATCTAGTGATTTTGTCCCAAGAACTCAAGTCTGGCGACCGACAGAGGCGTAAATGACGCTCTTGAAATGGCCGCGACGGCGCTCATATAGCCGCCAAGGGCGTTGAACGCCCGCACCTAAACCAGGAGACAAGACCATGGCAAATTTGACCCGATACAACCCCTTTGACGAAAGCGTCGACGATCTTTTCAGAGGCTTCTTCCTGCGCCCGATGGCGTCCGACAACCCGCCAGCAGTCCAAGTACGCATGGATGTCGCGGAAGACGACGGTGCCTACACCGTGCATGCCGAGATTCCCGGGGTGAAAAAGGAAGACATCAACGTCACCATCGACGGCAATCAGGTGGCAATCACGGCTGAAGTAAAGCACAACAAGCAGGACAAGCAGGGCGAAAAGGTTCTGCGTTCCGAGCGTTTCTACGGGAAGGCCTATCGCGCCTTCAGGCTGGCGCAGGATGTGGATGAAGCTTCTGCGGAAGCCAAATACAACGAGGGCGTATTGGTGCTGAGGTTACCGAAGAAGGCAGTTGCATCCGCCAAAAAGCTCTCGATACAGTAATACCGGCAGTTGCTGCATCGTGGAGGGGCGATTGCCGCCCCTCCAGTGCTCTCGATTCGAATCCGCCGGATTGGACCACGCCCGGATTGGATCACAGCCGCGTCAGTGCAAAACCGCCGAGGTGTTTTCCGGATGGAGCGCTTTCGGGAAACTGAGCCGTTCCCGCTCGAGGATTCTGCGCTCCAATTCAACAGCCGCGCGGATCGCAAAAATCTTCAGGATCGCCAGATGGGGGAGTTCCTGGCGCATTTCCTTTCCGTCCGCGCAGGCGATGTGCCCGATCACCCTGCCTTGCGTATCAATACAGGGTAATCCAAGATAACTTTCCCGGTCGAAGGTCTTTTCCAGAGGCCAGCGCGCCGCGACGTTGCCCGGTACGAACACTTGCTTGCCTTGCTGTATGACGTCTTCGCAAGCGGTCCCGGTCAAATCGAACTCCACGCAATTCGCGAATCCGCCCAGGTTCCAGCGCGCAAGCATGCGCACCCGCGTGGCGGGATAGTTGCTGCATTCGCAGACGAACGCTTCCCGCACGCCCAGAACTTCCGCGAAGCGTTTTGTCAGTTCACGGAAGCATTCGTCGCCCGATAGCGTCGACAGGCCATCGGCCACTTCGAGCAATGCCTCCTGTACTTGTTTCCGCGCCGAAATGTCGGTATGCAATCCGACCATGCGATAGGCCCTGCCCGCGGCATTGCGCAGCGCTGCTCCTCGCGCAAGAATCCAGCGATAACGGCCATCGCGGTGGAGCAGGCGATGTTCGTTTTCGAACCGTACGGTCTTGCCTTGCAAGTGCGCATCCAGCTCGCCAACAACGCGGTCGACGTCCTGCGGATGCACGCGCGCGCGCCATTCCTCCATGCGATCTCCCAGTTCGTGGTCGGCGTAGCCAAGCATGCTCTTCCAGCGCGGCGAGAAATAAACCGAGTCGGTGCGCAGGTTCCATTCCCACATACCGTCATCGGCGCCGCGCACCGCCAGAGCGTAGCGTTCCTCGCTTTCGCGCAACAGATCCTCGGCTTGCTCGCGCCGCCGGGTTTCATGCGAAAGCTGGTTGCGATTCTCGCTCAGCTTTTCCGACAGCGCGTGCAACGCCTGTGCGAGCGCCATCAACCCGCCGCCGGGAACCGGCTGGTCCAGTTCGAGCAGGGTTCTTTTCGCGCTTTCCGAAGCCTGTGACAAACGGATGCGCAGCCTGATGTGAATGGCGATCAATGCCGTCGAAACCAGGGCCAGCCACGGCCACAGATCCTGCGTCAGCGCGGCCGCGGAAAACGGACCGAACCTGGCGAGCAGCAGCAGTGCGGCGCCGAGCAGCGCGCCGGCGATAATCAGCAGCAGATGCAGGCGTGTGTTCATGACTGGCCTTTCCGTGGCGGCGTTTCGCATCGACCGATGGACCGATCCGTCACGTTTGGTCGAACAGCCGGCGCGTTCCTTACGGGGTCCCGGCGGCCGTCGGAAAACCGACGCGGCGCTCGCGCCCCAGCCATTGCCTCTCCATCTCCACCGATGCGCGTACCGCAAACAGCTTGAGAATGGCATGGTGCGGCAGCACCGGCTGCATTTCGACGCGACTCTTGCAGGCGATGTGGCCAATGACCCT from Betaproteobacteria bacterium carries:
- a CDS encoding PAS domain-containing protein encodes the protein MNTRLHLLLIIAGALLGAALLLLARFGPFSAAALTQDLWPWLALVSTALIAIHIRLRIRLSQASESAKRTLLELDQPVPGGGLMALAQALHALSEKLSENRNQLSHETRRREQAEDLLRESEERYALAVRGADDGMWEWNLRTDSVYFSPRWKSMLGYADHELGDRMEEWRARVHPQDVDRVVGELDAHLQGKTVRFENEHRLLHRDGRYRWILARGAALRNAAGRAYRMVGLHTDISARKQVQEALLEVADGLSTLSGDECFRELTKRFAEVLGVREAFVCECSNYPATRVRMLARWNLGGFANCVEFDLTGTACEDVIQQGKQVFVPGNVAARWPLEKTFDRESYLGLPCIDTQGRVIGHIACADGKEMRQELPHLAILKIFAIRAAVELERRILERERLSFPKALHPENTSAVLH
- a CDS encoding putative DNA-binding domain-containing protein, whose product is MIRPKQLAVTEARFQDNVLTGGCAIDSQIEGDTAEFRNTRLGIYRNAYRLRLIEVLGTDYEVLHAYLGDELFDALAGDYIAAHPSTFRNVRWFGGKLAEFLRSTPRYAAHPVLAELAQFEWSLGQAFDSPDEDAVRFEEVAAVAPEAWAELRFKPHLALRLLELRTNAVTIWKAIDNDDSSFEPETFDEPVTWAVWRTQHSPFFRSLEADEAWALKAMISQAGFGEICAGLCEWVAEEEAAARAAGMLRGWVEAGWIAELLIAR
- a CDS encoding DUF692 domain-containing protein — protein: MTTNSELGFGLGLRTDHYESILESRPRVDWFEALSENFLVPGGKPLYFLDRIRADYPMVLHGVSLSIGSTDPLDRDYLKALKQLAQRVEPAWVSDHLCWTGVAGKNLHDLFPIPYTEEAVEHVAARVREAQDFLGRQILLENVSSYVTFRGSEMSEWNFLSEIARRADCHVLLDVNNIYVSAFNHGFDALEFLNGIPVERVRQIHLAGHSHCGTHIIDTHDADIVDPVWDLYATAVRRFGNVATMIERDDHIPPLADLVTELGRAREIAAHTLQAKAAA
- a CDS encoding copper chaperone PCu(A)C: MKSSPARRGYFGAIALAWLLVGAAHAADLVQVREPWAKATVPGQKVGGVYMKIVARENLHLTGAKSAVAETAEVHQMKMENGMMRMRAVPSLELPAGKTVKLEPGGYHIMLFDLRQSLVAGQKLKLELTVEDASKRPHRVAVEVVVRDRDAGPPDGHDHH
- a CDS encoding zf-HC2 domain-containing protein; amino-acid sequence: MLTCKQVSELVSHSMDRRLGWLERWRMAVHLKACEGCRNFQQQISFLRTAFRNHPVIKDREDK
- a CDS encoding sigma-70 family RNA polymerase sigma factor, with translation MAERTGPGELQEHRAYLYRYALLQVRDANRAEDIVQETLLAAIEGGDRYAGRSSVKTWLTGILKHKITDLFRKQSRETQVPDAPDGEDEREFADQFFDQARTDHWHTFPPTWEDPERCFEQKRFWEVFERCNTQLPAQTARVFAMREFMGMDTGDICQELGISSTNCWVILYRARMSLRECLEVAWFGPEERVRPVK
- a CDS encoding Hsp20/alpha crystallin family protein, with the translated sequence MANLTRYNPFDESVDDLFRGFFLRPMASDNPPAVQVRMDVAEDDGAYTVHAEIPGVKKEDINVTIDGNQVAITAEVKHNKQDKQGEKVLRSERFYGKAYRAFRLAQDVDEASAEAKYNEGVLVLRLPKKAVASAKKLSIQ